A genomic window from Bdellovibrio sp. SKB1291214 includes:
- a CDS encoding AraC family transcriptional regulator: protein MSAKSELKRRHPLESLGVKMVRRGDIRIERLQDRLNPKVPFPHKHDFYQIVILHSAMGWHEIDFKKYPVKGSQVFLIKPGQMHEWKLPVRSKGFVIEYTEESFSKDFLGKLKLAQHSRQVPDHFRIPRGNNVFSDRFLTMMEQEFLNPGDNFELCLQNYLCLVLLEALRLSKAADRQLAENDDVITRFTDMVEEHFQEHHQVEFYAGELGLTAKALSAKIQKNLRLSAKEYILNRCLLEAKRLLSYSDLSISEIGYSLGFDDPNYFSRFLKKNMKMSAGKFRKTPLKD from the coding sequence ATGAGCGCAAAGTCCGAATTGAAAAGACGTCATCCCCTGGAATCTCTGGGCGTAAAAATGGTACGCCGTGGGGACATCCGTATTGAGCGTTTACAGGATCGCCTGAATCCCAAAGTTCCCTTTCCTCACAAACATGATTTTTATCAAATCGTGATCCTCCACTCCGCAATGGGATGGCACGAAATTGATTTTAAAAAGTATCCCGTAAAAGGTTCGCAGGTTTTTCTGATCAAACCTGGTCAAATGCACGAGTGGAAACTTCCCGTTCGCAGTAAGGGCTTCGTCATTGAATACACCGAAGAATCTTTCAGCAAAGATTTTCTGGGAAAATTAAAGTTGGCTCAGCACAGCCGCCAAGTTCCCGATCACTTCAGAATTCCGCGCGGGAATAATGTTTTTTCGGACCGTTTCTTAACAATGATGGAACAAGAATTTCTGAATCCGGGTGATAACTTTGAATTGTGTCTGCAAAACTATCTCTGCTTGGTTTTGCTGGAAGCCCTTCGCCTTAGTAAAGCTGCTGATCGTCAGCTTGCAGAAAACGATGACGTGATCACTCGTTTTACTGACATGGTCGAAGAACACTTTCAAGAACACCATCAAGTCGAATTTTATGCCGGAGAACTAGGTTTAACGGCAAAAGCCTTGTCGGCGAAAATTCAAAAAAACCTGCGACTCTCTGCTAAAGAATACATATTAAACCGCTGCCTGCTAGAAGCGAAAAGGTTGTTGTCTTATTCAGATTTAAGTATTTCAGAAATTGGGTACAGCCTGGGTTTCGATGATCCGAATTATTTCAGTCGCTTTTTGAAAAAGAATATGAAAATGAGTGCTGGAAAGTTTAGGAAAACTCCCCTTAAAGATTGA
- a CDS encoding patatin-like phospholipase family protein: protein MAKKSGMVLSGGGARGAYQAGVLVAAYEIAQASGIPLKFDFLAGVSAGAINASSLASNANDYKYATESLARLWSEVHFDQVFSTDSLTMGKIGIQWLKELSLGGLAGTTPGRGLLDTTPLRGLISRNMDYERVQKNIDQGHLDGLCITSIEYAKSATTTFVQSRGTLATWDKGRKRSEYSAITTDHIMASSAIPLLFPPIKVKERFFGDGAVRNHAPCSPLIYLGAEKLMVIGVRLQKSTAYDLHAANSNEAPSIARVVNTILNSVLMDAVEQDVEKLRRLNEYASAITPEQQIKVGMRPLDVLFISPSEDIGEMAVQKAAKLPRIIRYLMKGLGSMQDASEIISYLMFDPTFCSDLIEIGRKDGYAHKEELIKFLLK from the coding sequence ATCAGGCGGAGGCGCACGTGGCGCCTATCAAGCGGGAGTCTTAGTTGCCGCTTACGAGATCGCCCAAGCATCTGGTATTCCACTTAAATTCGATTTCTTAGCAGGTGTTAGTGCTGGTGCGATCAATGCAAGCTCTTTAGCAAGCAATGCCAACGATTATAAATACGCGACAGAATCACTAGCACGCCTGTGGAGTGAAGTTCACTTCGATCAAGTTTTTTCAACGGATTCCCTGACCATGGGAAAGATCGGTATTCAATGGCTGAAAGAGCTTTCCTTAGGGGGCCTTGCAGGTACAACTCCGGGTCGTGGTTTACTGGATACCACTCCCCTTCGCGGCCTTATCAGTCGCAATATGGATTATGAGCGCGTTCAGAAGAACATCGATCAGGGTCATCTTGATGGCCTTTGCATCACATCTATCGAATACGCAAAATCTGCAACGACAACATTTGTCCAAAGTAGAGGGACTTTGGCAACTTGGGACAAAGGCAGAAAGCGCAGCGAGTACAGTGCCATCACTACCGATCACATCATGGCATCTTCTGCGATCCCATTATTATTTCCTCCTATCAAAGTGAAGGAAAGATTCTTTGGAGACGGCGCCGTCCGCAATCACGCTCCGTGCAGCCCCTTGATTTATCTGGGTGCTGAAAAGCTAATGGTGATTGGCGTGCGTTTACAAAAATCCACAGCCTATGATTTACACGCCGCCAACAGCAATGAAGCCCCTAGTATCGCACGTGTTGTAAATACGATTTTAAACAGTGTATTGATGGATGCCGTTGAACAAGACGTCGAAAAACTTCGACGTCTGAATGAATACGCGTCTGCAATCACTCCTGAACAACAAATCAAAGTTGGCATGCGTCCCCTGGATGTTTTATTCATTTCTCCTTCTGAAGACATCGGTGAAATGGCTGTCCAAAAAGCAGCAAAACTTCCACGCATCATCCGCTATTTGATGAAAGGTCTTGGCAGCATGCAAGATGCCAGCGAGATCATCAGCTATTTAATGTTTGATCCTACATTCTGTTCGGATCTTATAGAAATTGGTCGCAAAGATGGCTATGCTCATAAGGAAGAATTAATTAAATTCCTTTTGAAATAG
- a CDS encoding exo-beta-N-acetylmuramidase NamZ domain-containing protein, with product MKLGIEVLLSDAKMLKSLKGKRVGLVCHPASVNENLEHSLDLLSKKIKLSCAFGPQHGVRGDKQDNMIESPDFVDPVHKIPIFSLYGEVRRPTAEMMSHFDVLLFDLQDLGCRIYTFITTLLYVMEECAKLGKTIIILDRPNPAGRPVEGFRMLPGWESFVGAAPIPMRHGLTVGELALYFADFYKMDLELQVIKMKGYAPSKGPGFGWDMKRPWVNPSPNAASLNMARAYPGTVLIEGTTLSEGRGTTRALEVIGASDIDFSEVLTRMKKKAPQWHKGVTLRECYFEPTFHKHVGKLCHGFQFHTDAGTYKHEAFKPFRLTALMLKVIREMHPKYPIYRDFAYEYVKDRLAFDVINGGPALKNWIEDTKATPKDLDAAMSKDEKGWEKERKKFLLYK from the coding sequence ATGAAACTCGGTATTGAAGTTTTGCTTTCCGATGCAAAAATGTTGAAATCTTTAAAAGGAAAGCGTGTTGGTCTGGTTTGCCATCCTGCCAGCGTCAATGAGAACCTTGAGCACAGCCTGGATTTGCTTTCAAAAAAGATCAAACTTTCTTGCGCCTTCGGACCTCAGCATGGAGTGCGAGGTGATAAGCAAGACAACATGATCGAAAGCCCTGACTTTGTTGATCCAGTTCATAAAATTCCTATCTTTAGCCTTTACGGAGAAGTACGCAGACCAACTGCAGAAATGATGAGCCATTTCGATGTCCTGCTTTTCGACCTTCAAGATTTGGGTTGCCGTATTTACACCTTCATCACGACATTGCTGTATGTGATGGAAGAATGCGCAAAACTTGGTAAAACGATCATTATCTTGGACAGACCTAATCCAGCAGGACGCCCGGTTGAAGGTTTCAGAATGCTTCCAGGTTGGGAGTCTTTCGTGGGAGCTGCACCAATCCCTATGCGCCACGGTCTGACTGTGGGTGAGCTTGCTTTATACTTTGCCGATTTTTATAAAATGGATCTTGAACTTCAAGTGATCAAAATGAAAGGCTATGCACCTAGCAAGGGCCCTGGTTTTGGTTGGGACATGAAGCGCCCCTGGGTGAACCCTTCTCCAAACGCGGCTTCACTAAACATGGCGCGTGCGTACCCAGGAACTGTCTTGATCGAGGGAACAACATTATCTGAAGGACGCGGCACAACGCGCGCCTTAGAGGTGATTGGCGCCTCCGACATCGATTTTTCGGAAGTCCTAACAAGAATGAAAAAGAAAGCCCCACAATGGCACAAAGGCGTGACTTTGCGTGAGTGCTACTTCGAACCTACATTCCATAAACACGTTGGAAAATTGTGTCACGGCTTCCAATTTCACACGGATGCAGGCACTTACAAACACGAAGCCTTCAAACCCTTCCGCTTGACAGCTCTGATGTTAAAAGTAATCCGCGAAATGCATCCGAAATATCCAATCTACCGCGACTTCGCTTATGAATACGTAAAAGACCGTTTAGCATTCGACGTGATCAATGGCGGACCCGCTTTGAAAAACTGGATTGAAGACACAAAAGCCACACCGAAAGATCTAGATGCAGCAATGTCGAAAGACGAAAAAGGTTGGGAAAAGGAAAGAAAAAAATTCCTTCTTTATAAATAG